A part of Babylonia areolata isolate BAREFJ2019XMU chromosome 6, ASM4173473v1, whole genome shotgun sequence genomic DNA contains:
- the LOC143283509 gene encoding uncharacterized protein LOC143283509 → MQSKPMTSASNPRVLTRSRSLALPLGDLDLSTPLDCPGGARGGAGSGDFVQQTKADPRRDAKKPMRRQKSLAELFGVVIYKSKVQLQELFSRRDKDSSRSRKTDASPIQAEAGATGGTAGAGTEVGLPSMVELEGAAGLHLSGACADTSPRRQGPNLVEELVSVIPGGPGYSDQDLNSRSVSTGRISSRTPEELFCVTKGCGSVERPVFTCSLDTLHRDKLKQSSDSDISSPNNTGRLLQPDTGFTGKKALVKCNSDSICRLVLPLSEDSGVVPLTKASSDDACFVRRHSPQLLPRDSNIKFNTKSKSSSSSPQTSSDSLSCISFIVDWMLVGSVEAAYNEPLLCSLNVEAVVDITNVAPHRVPAEKKTTCPCTCNKKHFRSKLNLAVDDIEWENIEQHFEDVNAFINGWRQRGKRVLVVSYHGKSRAPAVAVQHLMTYYHISMDRALAYVRSKRLQTRINPGFMRALQRLEKRLADQGHHGSPPSSLPDLNPPCPRTAWDEC, encoded by the coding sequence ATGCAGTCCAAACCGATGACGTCAGCATCAAATCCCCGCGTCCTGACACGTAGCCGCTCGCTCGCACTGCCCTTGGGTGACCTTGACCTCTCTACGCCACTGGACTGTCCTGGTGGAGCAAGAGGAGGCGCTGGGAGCGGGGACTTCGTTCAGCAGACCAAAGCCGACCCCAGGAGAGATGCCAAGAAACCCATGCGGCGTCAGAAGTCCCTTGCCGAGCTCTTTGGGGTGGTGATCTACAAAAGCAAAGTTCAGCTGCAGGAACTGTTCTCACGGCGGGACAAGGACTCATCACGGAGCAGGAAGACAGATGCCTCACCCATTCAAGCTGAAGCCGGGGCCACTGGGGGAACAGCAGGGGCAGGAACTGAAGTCGGGCTGCCGTCCATGGTGGAGCTGGAAGGAGCTGCTGGCCTTCATCTGTCTGGAGCTTGTGCTGATACGAGTCCTCGGAGGCAGGGGCCTAATCTAGTAGAAGAGCTGGTGTCTGTGATACCTGGAGGCCCGGGCTACTCCGACCAAGATCTGAACTCGAGGAGCGTATCTACGGGACGGATAAGCAGCAGGACTCCCGAAGAGCTGTTCTGTGTGACCAAGGGCTGTGGCAGTGTGGAACGGCCTGTGTTCACGTGCAGTCTGGACACCTTACATAGGGACAAGCTGAAACAATCTTCCGACTCTGACATAAGCTCTCCCAACAACACAGGTCGGTTGTTACAACCGGACACGGGCTTCACAGGGAAGAAGGCATTGGTGAAGTGTAACTCTGACAGTATATGTCGTCTGGTTTTGCCCCTGTCAGAAGACAGTGGGGTAGTTCCACTGACGAAAGCTTCGTCTGATGACGCCTGCTTTGTCCGCAGGCATAGCCCTCAGCTTCTGCCCCGTGATAGCAATATCAAATTTAACACCAAAAGCAAGAGCAGCAGTTCCTCTCCGCAGACCAGTTCAGACAGCTTGAGCTGCATCAGTTTCATCGTGGACTGGATGTTGGTGGGAAGTGTGGAGGCGGCTTACAACGAACCGCTTCTGTGCAGCCTGAATGTAGAAGCGGTCGTGGACATCACCAACGTGGCCCCGCACCGTGTGCCCGCGGAGAAAAAGACCACCTGCCCCTGCACGTGCAACAAGAAACACTTCCGATCCAAGCTGAACTTGGCCGTGGACGACATCGAGTGGGAGAACATCGAGCAGCACTTTGAGGATGTCAACGCTTTCATCAACGGCTGGCGGCAGCGTGGAAAGCGCGTGCTGGTAGTCAGCTACCACGGCAAGTCACGGGCTCCGGCAGTGGCCGTGCAGCACCTCATGACTTACTATCACATCTCCATGGACCGAGCCCTGGCGTATGTCCGCTCCAAACGTCTGCAGACGCGCATCAACCCAGGCTTCATGAGGGCCCTGCAGCGGCTTGAGAAACGCCTGGCTGACCAAGGCCATCATGGATCCCCGCCCTCTTCCTTGCCTGACCTGAATCCGCCATGTCCTCGGACTGCATGGGACGAGTGTTGA